AGTGCCTACCAAGCAGTGAATCGCGAGCTTGACACTCTTTCGGTTACCTTAAAGCGGGTATGGCAAGATGATCTTCCCCCGCAGGTATCGCTCTCCGTCTTCAACCCTGTTTCCTTGATGGAGAATGGGTATGAACTTGCATCACTGCTCTCACGATATCTATCCCAGGATACTGCCTACCAGCAAGCCTTGTTGGAGGTGCAGAAGGCAACCATCGACAGCGGGATGTTCTCTGTACAGGATGCTCCGTCCCTTCAGCTGAGCTTCCAGATGAGCCCCTTCTACTCACCAAGTGATGGTAATTCGTTCTTCTCTTCCTTCTCTGAGCTTTTCTCAGATGCAGACCCGCAGATGACATTCTCCGTAGCATTCAGTGCAACCGATCTGTTCAGGAAATCTTCCTCATTGCAGCAGGCACTCGCTCAGAAAGCGCTGGACTCTGCGAAAGCAGGTCTCGAGCTCGCCTTTGCAGAAGCTGAGGATACTGTACAGGCAATGAAACAGGAAGTAGCTGGGTATCTCTCTGATCTGGGTGTCCAACTCGCTGACTACCGGTTAAAAGAAGCATTGCTTTCCAGTGAGCAGATTCGATTCGAGGCATCGATAAGTGACAAGCAATCCCTTCTCCAGAGGGAGTTGGACTGGTACCAGGCAGCCTTTACTGTATTGGACACACTCAGGGAGTTGGAATTTCGCTATCTCCAGATGCGTTTGCAGGGGTTGTTAGGATAGGTTGCTCTTTTTGAGCATCGCTTTATGGCGGTACATTGACTTGTCAGCAAGGGTGAAGGCATCCCGGGTGGATATACCTTCATCGTTGTTTGTTTCTGCATATCCCCATGCAACATCGATGGGATGGGCAAGTTTGGTATTGGCTTCGAGTAGCTTCAGTTCAAATTGTTCCATCTTGGATTGCATCTTGCCTATCTTGGCTCTGGTAAGGATGACACAGAACTCATCGCCGCCGATCCTGAATACTTTTCCATCAGGTGAGAATGCTTTATGCAGCAACTCTGCCAAGGTGAGGAGCAGGTGATCTCCTTCATGATGTCCCCATGTATCATTGACTCGTTTGAGATTGTTCATGTCAAAGAGTATAAAGACCAATTCTTGGTCTCTTTGTTCTGCTATAGATAGCATACGCTCAAATGCGATACGGTTTCGCGCCTTGGTAGGCAGGTCAAAATCGAACTTTGCTTCCTGGACGATGAGATAGTACAATAATAGTGCTGTTGCAATGGAACTGGTGATATAGGAGTCCTCAAGATAAAGGAACTGGATAATTGTTGCTATGATAGGCAAGCAATAGACCAAGGCAACGAGGAACTTGCTTGGTGATATGGTAGCGTGACGCATTCTGAAGAGTTGGATGAGAATAAGGATGTAATAGGAGTACGAAACGCAGGTAGTCACATAGAAGAATGACCCCCTGATATACTCGTTGGAGTTATTTACAGAGAAGAACCAACCGTTCTGGATGGAGAGAATGGTTAGTATAGCGTTCAATGCCAAGGGGGTATAGAGAACTCTTTTTACGGTCTTTCCGTACTCACTATACCCAAGATACCAAAGAATGATGAGTGCAACTGCCGGGATCAGGATGAAATAGAGTGCATTCGAGAGCAGATGGATGACAATGGCATAGGCAGCTGTACGCCCTGCCATGATATACCCCAGCACTTCCACTGCCAACAACGCGAGGGTAATGTATGAGGCAAGGATATAGTACCTGTTCTGCCTTGACCCACTAAGATGTCGTGTAGCCAGGTAAATGGTAAAAAACAAGGGAACCATGCTGAAGATATCTACGATGATAAGTGGGTTCATGTCGGCTCCTTGGAAAAGTCTTCACGTAAATGGTATACGCTCGGTATGGCATTTGCCTACAAAAAA
The sequence above is drawn from the uncultured Sphaerochaeta sp. genome and encodes:
- a CDS encoding GGDEF domain-containing protein, whose product is MNPLIIVDIFSMVPLFFTIYLATRHLSGSRQNRYYILASYITLALLAVEVLGYIMAGRTAAYAIVIHLLSNALYFILIPAVALIILWYLGYSEYGKTVKRVLYTPLALNAILTILSIQNGWFFSVNNSNEYIRGSFFYVTTCVSYSYYILILIQLFRMRHATISPSKFLVALVYCLPIIATIIQFLYLEDSYITSSIATALLLYYLIVQEAKFDFDLPTKARNRIAFERMLSIAEQRDQELVFILFDMNNLKRVNDTWGHHEGDHLLLTLAELLHKAFSPDGKVFRIGGDEFCVILTRAKIGKMQSKMEQFELKLLEANTKLAHPIDVAWGYAETNNDEGISTRDAFTLADKSMYRHKAMLKKSNLS